A stretch of the Erinaceus europaeus chromosome 1, mEriEur2.1, whole genome shotgun sequence genome encodes the following:
- the LOC132532426 gene encoding set1/Ash2 histone methyltransferase complex subunit ASH2-like yields the protein MVDGSGGLETESSNGKDTAEGAGDTSEVIDTQAGSVVEQNGRQRYLILSTIHDQLQFSLQCVHHNGGKAYFLLKQANLKEMCLTALANLTWQSRTQDEHPKTMVSKDKANIPFTENTGSV from the coding sequence ATGGTTGATGGAAGTGGTGGCTTGGAGACAGAGTCCTCGAATGGGAAAGACACAGCAGAAGGTGCTGGGGATACTTCAGAGGTGATAGATACCCAGGcgggctcagtggtagaacagaATGGCAGGCAGAGATACCTCATCCTGTCTACCATTCATGACCAACTACAGTTTTCACTGCAATGTGTCCATCACAACGGCGGGAAGGCCTATTTCCTCCTCAAGCAAGCAAACCTGAAAGAAATGTGCCTTACTGCTTTGGCCAACCTCACATGGCAGTCCCGAACACAGGATGAACATCCAAAAACTATGGTCTCCAAAGATAAGGCTAACATACCATTTACTGAAAATACTGGGAGTGTATGA